One genomic window of Clostridioides sp. ES-S-0054-01 includes the following:
- a CDS encoding PTS sugar transporter subunit IIA, with protein MGTNIFNKEYVFLNVDAKSKIEVLKFIAKKAKELNLTEDESFVYEGLMAREEQFTTNLGESIAIPHTKNDAIENPAVVVLKFNEDVIWNEGEDKVKLAISLLMPGKSKENIHLKLLSSLSRKLINKDFKDSLLKSDNAEEISNLINEALGL; from the coding sequence ATGGGAACAAACATATTTAACAAAGAATATGTATTTTTAAATGTTGATGCTAAATCAAAGATTGAGGTTTTAAAATTTATAGCAAAAAAAGCTAAAGAATTAAACTTAACAGAAGATGAAAGTTTTGTATATGAAGGTTTAATGGCTAGAGAAGAACAATTTACTACAAATTTAGGAGAATCTATAGCAATACCTCATACTAAAAATGATGCAATTGAAAATCCAGCAGTAGTAGTGTTGAAGTTTAATGAAGATGTTATTTGGAATGAAGGTGAAGATAAGGTTAAATTGGCGATAAGCTTGCTTATGCCAGGAAAAAGTAAAGAAAATATTCATCTTAAATTATTATCATCTCTTTCAAGAAAATTAATAAATAAAGACTTTAAAGATTCTCTTTTAAAGAGTGATAATGCTGAGGAAATATCTAACTTAATAAATGAAGCTTTAGGTTTATAA
- a CDS encoding transcription antiterminator, with protein sequence MITKKHALIVKSLSNKDGYMTSSELAIKLDVSTKTIKRYIADLNSILSKYDLVIASSRGIGYKLSGSKSSIARAVKEANKYIDGFLDDSEESRMSNIICMLINRNYMSIEAMAEELNLSIAAINKLSSKLKRKLEKYDLVIKSKPYYGSYIHGEEINIRQLITDYAIKLDEKSRVKVFLDDISENDIYCIESILEKHLRENDTIISDKDFNLLISKIIVSVFRSKRGHSKHINLMDTSYRFHNYYFIESLMKEISETIGFKLVEDEVIYISNYSGVIAYKGTQGRKSTSEVEERISSVISSALQDILLISGSDYTKDEEFMVSISDHIKRFLNRAKANIKSNNPLLHQIKEKFPIAFNLAVFLSNKLETEFNLKLDEDELGYIAIHFAASNERMKKNTSKKICIVCHYGIGTGQLISEKLKQNISDLNVVGVYPVRYLDMAISQDVDLIVSTVELKGYEKPVLYIENIFDDSLIENVNKAFYEKEERRKIISNMFDEKAFFSIKASTKEEVILSLSNKLKERGFIEESSIKSIIDRENISSTEIGNLVAIPHTIVKGDKKSIIGVGILENPIIWDKQEVQLVFMVFFNTKEKHNFSIFKYLYNFIKDEGGVRGIIKICDFNKLMTLIGN encoded by the coding sequence ATGATAACTAAGAAACATGCATTAATAGTAAAAAGTTTAAGCAATAAAGACGGATATATGACATCAAGTGAACTAGCTATCAAATTGGATGTGTCCACTAAAACTATTAAAAGATATATAGCAGATTTAAATAGTATTTTAAGCAAGTATGATTTGGTAATAGCTTCTTCTAGAGGTATAGGATATAAGTTAAGTGGCTCTAAAAGCAGTATAGCAAGAGCTGTTAAAGAAGCAAATAAATATATTGATGGTTTTTTAGATGACTCTGAAGAATCAAGAATGTCAAATATAATATGTATGCTTATTAATAGAAATTATATGAGTATAGAAGCAATGGCAGAAGAATTAAATCTAAGTATAGCCGCTATAAATAAATTGTCTAGTAAGCTTAAAAGAAAACTTGAAAAGTATGACTTAGTTATAAAATCTAAACCTTACTATGGAAGCTATATACATGGTGAAGAAATTAATATAAGACAATTGATTACTGACTATGCAATAAAATTGGATGAAAAAAGTAGAGTCAAGGTGTTTTTAGATGATATCAGTGAAAACGATATATACTGTATAGAAAGTATTTTAGAAAAACATTTAAGAGAGAACGATACAATAATTTCAGACAAAGATTTTAATCTTTTGATTTCAAAGATAATAGTTTCTGTATTTAGGAGTAAGAGAGGTCATAGCAAACACATAAACTTAATGGATACAAGTTATAGGTTTCATAATTATTACTTTATAGAAAGCTTAATGAAAGAAATCTCTGAAACGATTGGATTTAAACTTGTTGAAGATGAAGTAATTTATATTTCAAATTATTCTGGTGTAATAGCATATAAAGGTACACAAGGAAGAAAAAGCACAAGTGAAGTAGAGGAGCGAATAAGTAGTGTTATAAGTAGTGCACTTCAGGATATATTACTTATTTCAGGTAGTGATTATACAAAAGACGAGGAGTTTATGGTATCAATATCTGACCATATAAAGAGATTTTTAAATAGAGCTAAAGCTAATATAAAATCAAATAATCCCTTACTTCATCAAATAAAAGAGAAGTTTCCAATAGCTTTTAATCTAGCTGTGTTTTTATCAAATAAACTAGAAACTGAATTTAATTTAAAACTTGATGAGGATGAACTTGGATATATAGCTATTCATTTTGCTGCTTCAAATGAAAGAATGAAAAAAAATACTAGTAAAAAAATTTGTATAGTTTGTCATTATGGTATAGGAACAGGACAACTTATATCTGAAAAGTTAAAGCAGAATATAAGTGATTTAAATGTAGTAGGTGTTTATCCAGTTAGATACCTCGATATGGCTATAAGTCAAGATGTCGATTTAATAGTGTCTACTGTTGAATTAAAAGGATATGAAAAACCTGTCTTATATATAGAAAACATATTTGATGATAGCTTAATTGAAAACGTAAACAAAGCCTTTTATGAAAAGGAAGAAAGAAGAAAGATAATAAGTAACATGTTTGATGAAAAAGCTTTTTTTAGCATAAAGGCTAGCACTAAAGAAGAGGTTATACTTTCACTTTCAAATAAACTAAAAGAAAGAGGCTTTATAGAAGAAAGTTCTATAAAAAGCATAATAGATAGAGAAAATATTTCATCAACTGAAATAGGAAATCTAGTGGCAATACCTCACACAATAGTGAAGGGAGATAAAAAATCTATAATAGGAGTTGGAATACTTGAAAATCCCATAATTTGGGATAAGCAGGAGGTTCAACTAGTATTTATGGTATTTTTTAATACTAAAGAAAAACATAATTTCTCGATATTTAAATACCTTTATAATTTTATAAAAGACGAAGGTGGAGTAAGAGGAATTATTAAAATATGTGATTTTAATAAATTAATGACACTGATAGGTAATTAA
- a CDS encoding Sapep family Mn(2+)-dependent dipeptidase — translation MTLFKEESKKYEEEFLKLLEEWISIPSFYDKKTASKDMPFGKGVYDALNWFENLGRKNNFKVKNIDNHAVQIEYGHGKEYVDIFGHCDVVNPGEGWDSEPFKLNIIGDKLVARGVSDNKGPMIVNFLALKMIRDLEIDLKRKVRLIVGGNEESGFKCIKHYYSKEPYGVCGFTPDAKFPVLNGEKGGAIIKLVSNIDDKSLYVSGGIEFNTIPDKVYINNIEKLGKDNICCDVNNKSISSDNGSYIVHGKGGHSSKPEKSNNPILGTIKLMSEIIDEEWAKDLYKLINEDNIDGKLFNLNIEGKCGILSMVPTIINIVDGKLEIVLSVRYPEVLTIEDIIKKFDLYMKRNNINKFRIIGENLKQANYIDRNSKLVKSLHDIYIKYSGDLKNDVRVTSAGSYASEMNNSVIFGCEFPDGSFGNVHSANEFASLDRFINAIAIYADAIIALCNKI, via the coding sequence ATGACATTATTTAAGGAAGAAAGCAAAAAATATGAAGAAGAATTTTTGAAATTGTTGGAAGAGTGGATAAGCATACCTTCATTTTATGATAAAAAAACTGCATCTAAAGATATGCCTTTTGGAAAAGGTGTATATGATGCATTGAATTGGTTTGAAAATTTAGGCAGAAAAAACAATTTTAAAGTAAAAAATATAGATAATCATGCTGTTCAAATTGAATATGGACATGGTAAAGAGTATGTAGATATATTTGGACATTGTGATGTCGTAAATCCAGGAGAAGGATGGGACAGTGAGCCATTTAAATTAAATATTATAGGCGATAAATTAGTTGCTAGAGGAGTATCTGATAATAAAGGACCTATGATAGTGAATTTTTTAGCACTAAAAATGATAAGGGATTTAGAGATTGATTTAAAAAGAAAGGTTAGATTAATAGTTGGAGGAAATGAAGAGAGTGGATTTAAATGTATAAAGCATTATTATAGCAAAGAACCATATGGTGTATGTGGATTTACTCCAGATGCTAAATTTCCTGTGTTAAATGGAGAAAAAGGTGGAGCAATAATAAAATTAGTTTCAAATATAGATGATAAATCTTTATACGTAAGTGGTGGAATAGAGTTTAATACAATACCAGATAAAGTGTATATAAATAATATAGAAAAATTGGGTAAAGATAATATCTGTTGTGATGTTAACAATAAATCAATAAGTTCTGATAATGGCAGTTATATTGTGCATGGAAAAGGTGGACATTCATCTAAACCTGAAAAATCAAATAATCCTATATTAGGTACAATTAAACTTATGTCAGAGATTATTGATGAAGAGTGGGCAAAAGACTTGTATAAATTAATAAACGAAGATAATATAGATGGAAAATTATTTAATTTAAATATTGAAGGAAAATGTGGAATTTTATCAATGGTTCCAACAATAATAAATATAGTAGATGGAAAGCTAGAAATAGTTTTAAGTGTTAGATATCCAGAAGTATTAACAATTGAAGATATAATAAAAAAATTTGATTTGTATATGAAGAGAAATAACATTAATAAATTTAGGATTATTGGGGAAAATTTAAAGCAAGCAAATTATATAGATAGAAATTCAAAACTTGTAAAAAGTTTGCACGATATATATATAAAGTATTCTGGTGATTTAAAAAATGATGTTAGAGTAACTAGTGCAGGAAGTTATGCTTCTGAAATGAATAATTCAGTAATATTTGGTTGTGAATTTCCTGATGGAAGTTTTGGAAATGTCCATAGTGCTAATGAATTTGCTAGCTTAGATAGATTTATAAATGCAATAGCCATATATGCAGATGCAATAATTGCATTATGTAACAAAATATAA
- the manA gene encoding mannose-6-phosphate isomerase, class I, whose protein sequence is MEPLFLKPIFMDRIWGGTALKDKFNYEIDSPTTGECWAISSHKNGDCLIENGEYKGKKLSELWDKNRELFGNTPGDKFPLLTKILDANDNLSVQVHPDDEYAKKNENGELGKTECWYVIDCSDDAEIIIGHNAKSRKEFVDMINNNEWDKLLRKVNIKKGDFFYVPSGTIHAICKGTLILETQQNSDTTYRVYDYDRTDNSGNKRELHVQKSIDVTNVPHINFDTDYKTVSTPQFKCTTFVSNEFFSVYKLDVFGKCKFTHNTPFSLYSVLDGNGKLVHNSVEYDLKKGMHFILPNNFGDFSFEGSLEIICSHI, encoded by the coding sequence ATGGAACCACTATTTTTAAAACCTATTTTTATGGATAGAATATGGGGCGGTACTGCACTTAAAGATAAATTTAATTATGAAATAGATTCACCAACAACTGGTGAATGTTGGGCTATAAGTTCTCATAAAAATGGAGATTGCTTAATAGAAAATGGAGAATATAAAGGTAAAAAACTGTCTGAATTATGGGATAAAAATAGAGAATTATTTGGAAATACACCTGGAGATAAATTTCCTTTGCTTACAAAAATATTGGATGCAAATGATAATTTATCAGTTCAAGTTCATCCAGATGATGAATATGCTAAGAAAAATGAAAATGGAGAGTTAGGTAAGACGGAGTGTTGGTATGTAATAGATTGTTCTGATGATGCAGAAATTATAATAGGTCATAATGCAAAATCTCGTAAAGAATTTGTAGATATGATAAATAATAATGAATGGGACAAACTACTTAGAAAAGTTAACATAAAAAAGGGAGATTTTTTTTATGTTCCAAGTGGAACTATACATGCTATATGTAAAGGAACATTAATTTTAGAAACTCAGCAAAATTCAGATACTACTTATAGAGTTTATGATTATGATAGAACTGACAATTCAGGCAATAAACGTGAACTTCATGTTCAAAAGTCAATAGATGTTACGAATGTTCCTCATATAAATTTTGATACTGATTATAAAACCGTATCAACACCACAATTTAAATGCACAACATTTGTATCAAATGAATTTTTTAGCGTTTATAAACTAGATGTTTTTGGAAAATGTAAATTTACACATAATACACCTTTTTCATTATATAGTGTACTAGATGGAAATGGAAAACTAGTACACAATTCTGTTGAATATGATTTAAAAAAGGGAATGCACTTCATATTACCAAATAACTTTGGAGATTTTAGCTTTGAAGGTAGTTTAGAGATTATATGTTCTCATATATAG